The nucleotide sequence TCGCGAGCGGACGGCCCGGTTCACGGCGCGGCCCGAGATCCTCACCCGCGCGCGGGTGACCGCTCTCGTGATCGCCCCGCACGATCTGCGCACGAGCGACGCCTCGCTCGCGGACGATATTTATTCCGGCCTGTTCGTCTTCGCCGGCCGCTCGCTGATCGTGAGCGGGCGCTCCCCCTTCGACTACGATCCGCCCTCTCCGGAATGGGCGGACGCGCTCTACGGCTTCGGCTGGCTGCGTCACCTGCGCGCCGCCGATACGGCGCTGGCGCGCGCCAATGCCCGCGCCTTCGTCTCGGATTTCATGAACGGCCGGGGCGAGGCCGCTCGCGCCAGCCCGGTGCCGGTGGCGTCCCGGCGGCTGATCTCGTTCCTGTGCCAGTCGCCGCTGGTGCTGGAGGGCGCCGACCACGCCTTCTACCAAGCCTTCCTCAAGGCGGTGGGTAAGGGTGCGCGGGAGCTGGAACGCGCGCTGCGCCGCTCGGCGCCGCCGCAATCGCGCCTGCTCGCCGCCGTGGCGCTGACCTATGCCGGGCTCTGCTGCGAGGGCATCGAGCCGATCCTGCGGCGCGCAACCCGCACCCTCGTGCGCGAACTCGACACGCAGATCCTGCCCGATGGCGGCCACCGCTCCCGCGATCCGCGCTTCGCCATGGAGCTGCTGCTCGATCTGCTGCCGCTGCGCCAGAGCTTTCTGAGCCGGAGTGTCGATCCCCCGGAGGCGCTGCTGCGCGCCGTCGACCGGATGCTGCCGGCCCTGCGCCTTCTGCGCCACGGCGACGCCTCGCTCAGCCACTTCAACGGCATGGGTGTGACGGCGGCCGACCATCTCGCCACGCTGCTGGTCTATGACGGGTCCGGCACCGAGCCGCTGATGTACGCCTCCCATTCCGGCTATGCCCGGATGGAAACGGGGCGCGTCGTCATGGTCTGCGACGTCGGCGCGCCGCCGCCGATGGACCAGTCGCGCGAGGCCGCCGCCGGGTGCCTCTCCTTCGAGCTGACGAGCGGGGCGCAGCGCATCGTCGTCAATTGCGGTGCGCCCGCCAGCGGCGGCGAGCTGCGCCGGGCGGCGCGCAGCACCGCCGCGCACTCGACCGCGACGGTCGCCGACACCTCCTCCTGCCGCTTCCTCGACGAGCCGGAGGATTGGTGGATCGGCCGGCTCGCCGCCCGCTGGCTGCTGGCGCGCCGGGGGCCTGTGGTGATGCGCGGCCCCGGCCCCGTCGCGGTCGAGCGCCGCACCGAGAACGGCGCGTCCGTC is from Methylorubrum sp. B1-46 and encodes:
- a CDS encoding heparinase II/III family protein; this translates as MGRGPERWQLTRLLGHEIVRAVRERTARFTARPEILTRARVTALVIAPHDLRTSDASLADDIYSGLFVFAGRSLIVSGRSPFDYDPPSPEWADALYGFGWLRHLRAADTALARANARAFVSDFMNGRGEAARASPVPVASRRLISFLCQSPLVLEGADHAFYQAFLKAVGKGARELERALRRSAPPQSRLLAAVALTYAGLCCEGIEPILRRATRTLVRELDTQILPDGGHRSRDPRFAMELLLDLLPLRQSFLSRSVDPPEALLRAVDRMLPALRLLRHGDASLSHFNGMGVTAADHLATLLVYDGSGTEPLMYASHSGYARMETGRVVMVCDVGAPPPMDQSREAAAGCLSFELTSGAQRIVVNCGAPASGGELRRAARSTAAHSTATVADTSSCRFLDEPEDWWIGRLAARWLLARRGPVVMRGPGPVAVERRTENGASVLAARHDGYVAEFGILHERRWRLSSGPVRLEGEDAFRREGKRARPQPVAVRFHLHTAVAAQPQEDGSVTLGLSTGERWRFSAEGATPTIEESIYFAGVVGARRTAQIVLHLSVDEDALVRWRIEQV